From Buteo buteo unplaced genomic scaffold, bButBut1.hap1.1 HAP1_SCAFFOLD_506, whole genome shotgun sequence:
aaaaaaaaacacaaaccacaaaccaaaccaaaagaaagagaaaaaaaaaaaaaaacacaaaccacaaaaccaaaacaaaaaaaccccagtgaacaAAGATCCTCACATTCAGCCTCCGGTGAATAAGGGCAGGGAATGAATTATGGGATAGCAGATCCTTCACAGACCaagcctgcctgctctctgctctcattttattgcgcagcatctgcctgctgctcctggcccagcagtAGCCACTGCCACGACGCTACCTGTCATCGGAGAAGGGTGGCAGCTTCTCATAGGGCTTAGAGGCACAGTCTGACACATCATGAAAgtcattccctttcttagtcactaattgaagttggtattgcaattttcctctctgaccttTGGATTCTTGCAGCACGggcattactgtaaaaatctccCAGCATTGTAGTCTGACCATTACAGGCTCTTATTTCCCATaacctgctcccagtgcagcccactGACAATCCTCCCGATGCGGCAAACGCCAGAAACATCTGTGGTAGCAGATTCCCCCCAagttaagggagaagctggagagtggATTAGCCTGGTTTGGTGAGAGCCCCtgctaaatattgctaaatgcttctcttccctgtccctctgctcctgcccttgtgggtgctgtggtcccAAGAAATCTTCAGACAAGGGGTTTCACAAACCCTGGCCCTGGCTACAGcccagtcccagggagctgcaggaacaccccagacaaatgtgtgtgtgtgtgcacacaccatCCTCAGGCACTGGGACCACCGAGGTCCCCAAACACTGTGGTCCTCCCTCGCAGGTGCTGGGTAAAAGGGTGTTTTAAGGGGATTCCAACCAGTCTTGCACGaaggaaacagcctggaaaacagcctaaacatttatgtaaacaccatggagaaggggtgcatgggtatatacagagagattttaatcttcagcttttccaaaagaaataagcaccgaaaacaaacaaaacccaccccaattaGATGAGGGGTAAGCTTTCAACACCTCTGATTTGACCACACCACCTAAAAATAACCGACAACCATCACACCCTAGtgatcatcataaaaaaaattgtattgaagGCCTCCCCAGTACTAAGTTCCAATCAGATagttcagaaactcagattaaaaatagacagaactccactttttgttctgaaacaagtgcaatcatttaaactactgttaataATATGTCATTGCCAGGTAGTTGCCCTCACAAGATATCTGACACCTAATCTATTACCATCTGCTTATATTCaactaaaaatgagatgcaacagcatttaaagctatacagagctctttcagctggataaaaaaagcatgaacacattttcttcactcctctcaGTCTGGCTCATACCTCAAGGTCTGCATAGGTTGCAgagggtgatttttaaattcctacagtCTTCTCAGAGTTTAAGCTTTAAGTTAACACGAAAAGATAGATTTGAGCTTCCAACACTGCAAGATACCGCTGTAATATGGCATCAACAGTCATGCCATTTTAATCAACAATGTTCCTATTCAGTGAAGcacatttctgatcttcagccaaatcatgcaagagaaaattgcattcatactccctggtactgctgcttctcagtaatCCATTACTGCATTGAAGCAGGTcaaaaaacctgtctcaaagacacttctgctatcagatcttcagaggaggggcagaaggggcaaaaagcagcacatctccagcccacagtcccaccagggctcCTTTACTCACAACTAGGGACACTCATGGACCTCAGCAAAAATGGGACAGTGGTGAAACACACTCCCAGAAGGCAAGCCTTCTTGCCTCCCCcgaaaaatgaagccagacctgcctaaagctgaaaacaaggctgtagaaaacattattctctgcAAACCGCAGAGAGccgtgctctgcagagggaaagctcccatctagctgcctgcacaggcacgtacctgggacagagagcagaaatcacaatttgGCATCTCAGACAGGGACACAagaacccccttccctgcctgctactGATATTCAGCACGATACCGAGATGATGAAGAGTCAGGCAATGTCCGAGATTCTGATTCATCTCTGATAATCAGAAAGTAGCTTTACCTGCACCCTGGgaccagcaagcagccagctccttcagcacctaGACATTTTGTTGGCAGTGAAAAGCTTCATAATCTTAAGCCTTTACTTCcaattcaaatacttcatttacaaacagcaaataatatttaagtgctgttagtactgggcagataaacatctagtatctttggaagagaggcaatccacaatctgaaggaaatacagcatggcttcttctgcctttttatttattttatacttaatgcaTTATTATCATCCTACAAGATGTGTACTATTTTGGTTCAGTAATTAGgtttcttctcacagttgcatccaggaagacaatctcttctggaagttgtcttttctgtcggtgaataattaaaggagtatttttggcaggacatttttctctcttccatcatcttgggttttggtttggtttggttcttttatgcctaagctcttgtttccagcttttgtatccacctgtgtttgcactgtgcttAGTCAACACCAAAGCCCAGACATCACATATTTGCAGTCTTGGCAAGTTTTATGAGTCCTGACAACTGTGTAGCTGAATTTCTCACTAATCTTTCAGCAGGACCATAACCCTCAGAACCTCTAAAAGAACTTTTACCCCTAAATTCTTGTGTGCCATGCGCCCATCGACTGAATAGCACTccacaaagcactgttaaatctttcaatttccagGAAGTACATACAAATTTTATGCCACATTTGAGATaagaaaatcagctcagtagtagagacaaaacagagaattggTCAGATGACAGGAGTGATTTAAGGTTACAGCAGATCACTAACTGCACTCAAGTCAAAatctcaatgaaagcaaagataaatctctttttggacTTATTAGCAAGTGTGTCACCAAAACAAGAGTTCTCAAACCAAATCCCTAAacctcaaaagtgttttgggaaaatgtattccccccccccccctcaatgttgcttctttacttacagttgtgtctcatttttttagctttcccccCTACCACAGGATCACAACCCTAAGAGATGCCAATACCCTGACACAGATTTCCCCAAGAGCTTTGGCATTAGCACCAAATGCCACAATGCCAGTAAAGTCATGAGAGTCAGCAGAACCGATAAGCAGTGGAGATcccttaaattaccttttcctggCACCCTGAACTGCCTCTCCACACAGAGAATGAACTGGGGCGACAGCTGGGGTCGACAGGTGGCGACTATTCCTGCAACTCCatcccgactgcttgcttgatttctgcctttggcttcccgagggcaggcagatgttcggccactgccagggaagcagagcttcctcacgCGTAATGGtgacctgggaagagaagcaccacaaccctcaatgcccacccttcatccttgtctccctgagCGACGGACCTCCCCTCCCACGGCATTCCTGCGAGCagtcctgtcccattccctgcccgctgcagaccacccacctgcaattagcaagggcgggcaccaaatgaactcctcctggagccttgcacaagtgcttccacttcaagaagcacaagaagaagcgGGAGGGCAAGACgggttcccgccgagcccccctcgtccaaatgcctgccgctggagaacgcccagctcagccgcttgccctgcgcctggcacactcagctcccaggactgccggagccctcggcactgcaggtgcctagaggaaactcctggccccaggagaaggccccaccttcttctcccatgggtcagcacagctggggagggctgccagtCTCCTCCCTTCAGGCGGTGCTGCCTCGGAGGATCGCTCCCCTCGGCTGccactgtgccctgctttggggccCGCCCTTCCCTGAGGCGATGTTTCCTCCGATTGGCTGCATGAGATCGCTCCTCCCATCCAGTGATGGGTCAGGCGGCTCatcagtcatctctgctttgctcttgccagctgtgattGGTGGAGCGGGCATGCCCCGCctccaaccaacacccccccccccacacacacccggcagggagcccggctttttcccctcttgccacctctcctgcaggcctCGAAGCTTGACTGGTGGGTTACCTATCGATCACATGCCTTGCCCCCgcctcctcaaatgcgattggctgtcctgggcccactgactccccagggactgctgggtgGAGGTTGCCAGGCAACGAACTCCACCTTTAGGGCTGAGAGCCTCAGCATGGAGCTGTGggccctgaggaaaggctgggggtcATCAAAGGCGGGTTTGGACCCGAAAACCGAGGATTTCGGCCCGAaacaggaggctctgggcactaCAAAGGATAGGCGCGATGCTACAGCTgacgctggggaccctgcgaaggaggggaacctcttggttcctctgccctttgccccaGGGTGCCGTGTATGGGGCAGGACTCTGGACTCGGGGAGAGGGAAGCTTCCTCTGGGTCACGggcaaggctgtgccagcccagagcacgcAGGAGGTTGCCACCTCTGAAGACCGGGACGAAGGAAGACTGGCCAGCTTGGCCCTTGCCGGTGCCCCCgccacagcaggagcccccctcagcctgctgttcaACCCAGAAAGGGGCTCCGTTCCCGCTTACATCCTCACCTTTACCAAGGAACACCTTTAGGAAGGACTGGGCAAGgcggaagcacgtgcttccttTGAGCGAACTTTGCAGAGCGTTCCGTTTGGGTCACGCGCGTGTGGTGGGACCCGCGGGACAGGGGGCTGAGGCTCACGTGGGCTCGCAGCCGGGCCAGCGTGCACAGCAGCCCAAGGGACAAAACCACGTCTCTGCTGGTGGCCTCcctgtgtggagctgcccctgccccctgcagaTGTGCGGAGGCTCGCTGGgggtgaggaacagcaccagtgggGCCTGGGTTAACGGGCAGGGGTCCGATGGGCCAGCCAGATGCTACTCTCCGTCCCTCTGCTCGgcccctgtgccgctgctgACCCTTTAAGGTCCCCCCGCCATTCCCCACtcgtcccccagtgccccccttccgccccctgcccacacacctgtaacctcctgtgaccccctcggttccccccagtgccccctactccccccagtgtgtcactgggcagtgctgtggggggTCCCAGCGTGATGGGACACCGGGAGGGCGAAGCCTGCTGTGGCGATACGGTCGGGGCTCTCACCCTTCCGATTCTCCCCCGCCATCCccctggggggcagggagcgagcggctgtgtggtgctcagcCACCGGCCAGGCTTAAACCACCACAACCTGTGAGCAAAAGAGTTACCTACccacggacggacggacggggagagtgctcatccttcctcctctctcaggGTGCAGGCATCCCCTGTATCACACCAGGGCGcacaaaagcctcagcagtccGGCTGCTGTTGGAGCCCCTTCCAAAGCTTTTTGGGGCAAGCTGACGCATTCCTACCGCCCAGCACGGCGGTTGGGTTTATACCGTTGCTATGAGCGAGGggattctgcagaaactgcccgGCACTCGCTGTGCAAGGGTGATGGccgcagggagcagcaagctgcaggtGACGGTGGCTGCATACGGACCTTCAGCCCTTCCTGGCCACCGTGTCTGCCTACATCTTGCCCTCGCTCGGAGCTCATGGGGCTGCTCCTCCGAGgtagcccaaacgcaccaggacgtggtcctgggcaacctgctctaagggagcctgcttgagcagagggcttggacgacctccacagctcccttccaacctccaccctcctgtgcaactctgtgccttgctttcactcctaaagcacctgaacCCAGCCCTCATGCGCGCCggcaaggatgctgggacaaggcacaatcccaaactcctccccgAGGGGTCATCCCCAAACAGCAGCTCCCCGCTCCAGAGCAGCCGATGGCAGACAtactcagaagagagaaaatatcattttattgAGAACATCAACTGCAGTGGGGGGTGGGCCCAGGACTCACAGGGGTTCAGCCAGTAACAGGAAAACGGCACCTACAAGGACAGAGTCAGAGAGCGCTGCTGAATGCACAGcggcaggaagaggcagggtttggttgccctctctctggggaacaccgttgacgaggaattgctcatagcccagaagagagcgaGCTACGGCTGGCATTGCcgaggggagggctctggcgccttatccccacggggaatgcccttagagagctgtgcgcgcgcagagatgcacagggcccctgtgccacgcagcagggctcgatggggagcccctggggagcggccacggggttcttgccagaccctgcgcagcagcagagcctggtacacacctgggcttcTCGACCTGCCGgaccttcctgcatcttttccgTCTGCGATCCCccaatctgttttctctcttcctcttctttttttctgcacagctttcatctccccaggcctgtttcctccttcggttccttctcttttccttgtcccgaggagagcctgcaaacctttccatcccacagtgtGCTTAGATAGGTAAGGCCACGATCCAGCGgagacagttctgattttaaccCAAAGTGACtcgttttaccttctttcctctgaaaggctgcccaGTTGTTGCAGGCGTagcaggggctctgccgtgctctcgagggtggctggaggcaaagctggaggtgcctAAACCAGAATTGTTGGAGTTcaggggtggcaagggacggcctggagtagtaagggACTGCTTGCCAAATTACCACCTTAGCtctctggggaagatgctgctttgcatcatccatccacattttgcacagtccacctgccccaaaacagacttgatgaaactgtgatgaagtaggatcCGAGCAAAAGCCCTCTCAAGTTGACAGCTACTCCCCGCTgtctttttgtaggtatttggttggattaagcacatgcttaatgcatttgagaaaggacctttccagttttccatacAACGTATGATTccgtgggggaggaggaggaaccccaaacacacaagccATCGGCTGGCCGGAGGAGGCCCAGCAGCTACTTGGCCTCCTCAGAAACTACCCTCCTACCCGAGAGACactgtcacggtgcttgtggagcagagctgacataCCTCTGTCGTTTTGGACTCCGCCACcatgtctcccccagctcctttgaggacacccagagagggggatgcatgcagaatggcttctgcctggtggccctggtctcctctgcctgcagggccactttgctcttccaaaggcaggtctagaaagcaaaaccatgtgcagcagtgacgCCTTGGAAGTAGcacacctaaagcaaaacccaccccaagccctacacaggttttcttcttgacgttgaggtttctggtatcccgagccccagcctgggacagccctcagttcctcctcatacctgtggctccgtccgtgGGGGCTGGCGACTCCCcagctgatggacaggagcggccagccacctcctccccaacaaTGTCGCCGcaattttcaatcataaacagcGCCAGcgtgttcacctgcacacatcaaacccttgctctcaacccagctgcctgaagttgtcccaagcagcctttcccactcccgacccttgcctctgcacagatggctgtggctgcggggctgcctttgcaggcagccaccccaccggcatttgctcaagggaggaggcagccagggacctctgagcagccaagctcggataggccggcaaggctgcagccggcttgccaacacagcgcaccttctcggtcacctccagcatggcctggagcgggagcaggtcctcgtcgggtgggctcagcaggtttggcccaaggcagatggccaggttgctgcagctcatcctgctggtggctgcgttgcggccgatgtgctggaggagggacagcagccgcttgaggaggaagaggttggctgcaggcaacttctcggccaccctgagggaacagggacACTAGGttgacaaagcagattttgcccAGGCCTGTTGtccaaggcaggggggagccagcggctgagttgcccagctttccaggtgctctcagccagcggccagggctcctgctcaacaggcaggctgctgcccgcacttacgctttcagctcggagaccttctcctccttgctggtcctctccatggctgccatccagtcctcgtagaggtgggtcaccagcagcttgtcggggatgcttcggaggaagtcctgcaatgccaagggctctgggtgagcctttgaagtttccaggccggccaggagctcctccagccgcaggtcagaagcgctcaccttcaagacggCGGCCAGCAGGAGTGCAGGCTGGTTGCCCAGGTCGACATCGGCGTCGCggtccagggcctcccgcagctcccgaaGTTCCGTCCCGCTGGCAGCTTTGCGGAATATCCCCTCCGTCGACGGTCCTTCCCggcgcaggacagccagcagctcctgcaggagaggcaggaggacagttgcttggccgaggagctgccttccgacagcggtggccagagcactgccccagagcgagctccttgctgggggtgaagagcccaagccACCATccccgcagctcctggggacgccctgtggagcagccggagggagggcTCCCACCGCCTCTAGGGAgcatctggagggctggggacgcccccggccaggctggcttacctggatgggccggggcagggagccgtcctccccgcagagggctgccaggggctggccaaagagcgccctgctgcagccagagcccacctgccctggcgcctgggcagcggccggggtcctccgacgagcaaagggccagggcagccccatcctcctcctcctgctgctgctgctccctcctgctgcaaaggaaagccgaGCAAGAGCCCGTCAACGGAGACCGCCAGGCCAGCGCTCccggggcctgccctgcccgcagcgtggtgctgagcggtgcagcaggacgggcagggagccagcagctggacctcCGAGCTccggctcagcagctccagttgggaggctcctgagagccggcatgccaccaggagaggagagcctggcccagccctcgccctgtcctcctccaagctgtgggcagcagcagaggctccgtgtccccgcagaaccacgtccagcggccgctgcccagcgggtgtccgtccttccttcctcctggaggtgacatcctgcctcgggctgcccaacctgcatggcgacactcgagggacaagtgagcacagctccagcgctTGCAGGAGCTTACCGTTCTTCCCGAA
This genomic window contains:
- the LOC142028500 gene encoding T-cell activation Rho GTPase-activating protein-like; translation: IPEGAKRARVTPVPSIRLLEKELGRRHTGVPRSCGDGGLGSSPPARSSLWGSALATAVGRQLLGQATVLLPLLQELLAVLRREGPSTEGIFRKAASGTELRELREALDRDADVDLGNQPALLLAAVLKDFLRSIPDKLLVTHLYEDWMAAMERTSKEEKVSELKAVAEKLPAANLFLLKRLLSLLQHIGRNAATSRMSCSNLAICLGPNLLSPPDEDLLPLQAMLEVTEKVNTLALFMIENCGDIVGEEVAGRSCPSAGESPAPTDGATDLPLEEQSGPAGRGDQGHQAEAILHASPSLGVLKGAGGDMVAESKTTEVCQLCSTSTVTVSLG